From a single Halovulum dunhuangense genomic region:
- the gcvH gene encoding glycine cleavage system protein GcvH, translated as MAIYYTEEHEWLDVDGDIATVGITEHAAEQLGEVVYVELKEVGESFDKGDEMGVVESVKAASEIYAPVTGEIIEVNDSLSDAPAQVNDSPESDAWFYKIRISDEAELEELMDEAAYKLLIS; from the coding sequence ATGGCGATCTACTACACCGAAGAACACGAATGGCTGGACGTTGACGGCGACATCGCCACCGTCGGCATCACCGAACACGCCGCCGAGCAGCTGGGCGAGGTCGTCTATGTCGAGCTGAAGGAAGTCGGCGAAAGCTTCGACAAGGGCGACGAGATGGGCGTCGTCGAAAGCGTCAAGGCCGCCTCCGAGATCTATGCCCCGGTCACGGGCGAGATCATCGAGGTGAACGACAGCCTGAGCGACGCCCCCGCCCAGGTGAACGACAGCCCCGAAAGCGACGCCTGGTTCTACAAGATCCGCATCTCGGACGAGGCGGAGCTTGAGGAACTGATGGACGAAGCCGCCTACAAGCTGCTGATTTCCTGA